A region from the Panicum hallii strain FIL2 chromosome 1, PHallii_v3.1, whole genome shotgun sequence genome encodes:
- the LOC112899369 gene encoding small nuclear ribonucleoprotein SmD1a encodes MKLVRFLMKLNNETVTIELKNGTVVHGTITGVDISMNTHLKTVKLTLKGKNPVTLDHLSVRGNNIRYYILPDSLNLETLLVEETPRVKPKKPTSGKPLGRGRGRGRGRGRGRGR; translated from the exons ATGAAGCTCGTCAG GTTCTTGATGAAGCTGAACAACGAGACGGTGACCATCGAGCTCAAGAACGGCACTGTCGTCCATGGCACCATCACCG GCGTTGACATCAGCATGAATACTCATCTGAAGACTGTGAAGCTCACACTGAAAGGGAAAAATCCTGTTACCCTTGATCACCTCAGTGTGAGGGGGAACAACATCCGCTATTATATCCTTCCTGACAGCTTAAACCTGGAGACTTTGCTGGTTGAGGAAACACCAAGGGTCAAACCTAAGAAGCCAACTTCAG GGAAGCCTTTGGGACGCGGGCGTGGCCGTGGTCGTGGGCGCGGTCGGGGTCGGGGACGTTGA
- the LOC112882652 gene encoding glycine-rich protein-like — MAASKALLLLALLAAAAVLATAADQRTHDSKEKMASGAAGVEHWHGGGHGHGGSGDEHSHGCEYGCCRRVYHGGCQKCCPPPSGGGPEVEN, encoded by the exons ATGGCGGCGTCCAAGGCACTCCTCCTGCTTGCGCTCCTCGCTGCGGCCGCCGTGCTCGCCACCGCGGCGGACCAACGAACCC ATGACAGCAAGGAGAAGATGGCAAGCGGCGCCGCGGGCGTGGAGCActggcacggcggcggccacggccacggcggaTCAGGTGATGAGCACAGCCACGGCTGCGAGTACGGCTGCTGCCGCCGCGTATACCACGGAGGCTGCCAGAAGTGCTGCCCGCCGCCCTCAGGCGGCGGCCCGGAGGTGGagaactag
- the LOC112899361 gene encoding ras-related protein Rab-2-B-like, producing the protein MSYAYLFKYIIIGDTGVGKSCLLLQFTDKRFQPVHDLTIGVEFGARMITIDNKPIKLQIWDTAGQESFRSITRSYYRGAAGALLVYDITRRETFNHLASWLEDARQHANANMTVMLIGNKCDLSHRRAVSYEEGEQFAKEHGLVFMEASAKTAQNVEEAFIKTAGTIYKKIQDGIFDVSNESNGIKVGYAVPNSSGGAAGSSSQAGGCCS; encoded by the exons ATGTCGTACGCCTACCTCTTCAAGTACATCATCATCGGCGACACAG GCGTGGGGAAGTCGtgcctgctgctgcagttcaccgACAAGCGCTTCCAGCCTGTGCACGACCTCACCATCGGCGTCGAGTTCGGCGCCCGCATGATCACCATCGACAATAAGCCCATCAAGCTCCAGATTTGGGACACG GCTGGCCAAGAATCATTCAGATCTATTACTAGATCGTACTACAGAGGGGCTGCTGGTGCCCTCTTGGTGTATGATATCACCAG GAGGGAGACCTTCAATCACCTCGCAAGCTGGCTAGAAGATGCAAGGCAGCATGCAAATGCTAACATGACAGTTATGCTGATTGGAAACAAATGTGATCTGTCTCATAGGCGTGCTGTCAGCTACGAGGAAGGTGAACAGTTTGCCAAGGAGCATGGTCTGGTCTTTATGGAGGCATCTGCGAAAACTGCACAAAATGTTGAGGAG GCATTCATTAAGACAGCTGGAACAATATACAAGAAAATCCAAGATGGCATATTTGATGTATCAAACGAG TCCAATGGAATCAAAGTTGGCTACGCTGTCCCCAACTCATCTGGAGGTGCTGCTGGCTCGTCCTCTCAGGCAggtggctgctgcagctga
- the LOC112882233 gene encoding uncharacterized protein LOC112882233 isoform X2: protein MVLRGQGDSPVRICDPCKKLEEAARYELRYGHKNRAQRATTKAASKPEDEILSEILGGDGVQTQYSRKASLDSELPGRTASSASASSSSSRRTSTNFSMDANGDDSLSAAAHNYELNNTASIFTPEELRQQAVEEKKRYKTLKSEGKPEEALRAFKHGKELERQAAGLELELRRSRRMATKTPNVAAVGSALTTDISEEAETKRSSTGKRVKKENDLASELRELGWSDADLRDETKTAPVSVEGELSQLLREVAPKSLEGKKTGGIDKSQVNALKRQALLLKREGRLAEAKEELKKAKILEKQLEEQEILGEAEDSDDDLAAIIRNMDDDKHDDILMDDPKFPAFSFEQILGGSNDLAIDGQFDVTDDDLNDPDMAAALKSFGWSEDDDKQLENHESVSFLTNQEAIKEQVLALKREAVANRRSGNVAEAMSLLKKAKLLEKDLETEEADSKVPSPEGQKTANAEDVTFALTNARPVSAPKSKLAIQRELLALKKKALALRREGKVDESEEELKKGSILEKQLEELENSSKPPAAKETRSFASNPPYKVEPPSLNLADEGFEPEVTDNDMQDPALLSVLKNMGWEDVDTDSAKTTDKPSISSHVVPQKSSKTKGQLQKELLGIKRKALALRREGKNIEADEELEKAKVLEQQLAEIEESSSLTASQQGVSTAGHQITESKYGVQHLPSVDATVPPSSVRKAMKGDDDILPGLACEPGMSVDTLDGSPSKPQTETTGSKQGNVAKEISGRTSSALPSPAFTDPLGFEKGSHSPSEVFDHKDPQKTHGDDTLKDEILLHKRKAVAFKREGKMAEAKEELKLAKLLEKRLEGAQQDSVDGGHESTTAVLQSNMVQQPASSSNDTDAVASAPPAQASKSTQPQKALSSRDRLKIQRESLAHKRNALKLRREGKTAEADAEFELAKELESQLEESDNQGSSSGGRSGEANDAVVEDLLDPQIMSALKSIGWSDMDLSMQSSSSQPPKHTQSSNAQPPKKVEAKPAVAATSKPQSERSQLEEEIKAEKLKALNLKREGKQAEALEALRSAKRLEKKLASLS from the exons ATGGTTTTACGTGGACAGGGTGACTCACCTGTTAGAATTTGTGATCCTTGCAAAAAGCTTGAGGAAGCAGCACGCTATGAGTTGAGATATGGACACAAAAACAGAGCTCAAAGAG CTACCACAAAAGCAGCTTCAAAACCAGAGGATGAAATTCTAAGTGAAATTCTTGGAGGTGATGGAGTGCAGACTCAGTATTCTCGCAAGGCATCTCTGGATTCTGAACTTCCTGGGAGAACCGCAAGCAGTGCCAGTGCCTCCAGTTCCAGTTCCAGAAGAACTTCTACTAATTTCAGTATGGATGCAAATGGAGATGATAGCCTCTCTGCTGCAGCACACAATTATGAACTCAACAACACTGCATCTATTTTTACCCCGGAGGAGTTGCGCCAACAAGCTGTTGAAGAGAAGAAAAGGTACAAAACTCTGAAATCAGAAGGTAAACCAGAGGAAGCATTGCGGGCTTTCAAGCATGGTAAAGAACTTGAGAGGCAAGCTGCAGGACTGGAATTAGAATTGAGAAGGAGCAGGAGAATGGCTACAAAAACTCCTAATGTAGCTGCTGTTGGTAGCGCCCTGACGACTGATATTTCTGAAGAGGCCGAAACAAAAAGGTCTTCAACTGGTAAAAGGGTTAAGAAAGAAAATGATCTTGCTTCTGAGCTCAGAGAACTAGGCTGGTCAGATGCAGACCTTCGTGATGAAACAAAAACAGCCCCTGTGAGCGTGGAAGGAGAGCTGTCGCAGCTTCTTAGAGAGGTGGCCCCTAAATCATTGGAGGGCAAGAAAACTGGTGGTATCGATAAATCTCAGGTTAATGCTCTGAAGAGGCAAGCCTTACTGCTGAAGCGAGAGGGTAGGCTAGCTGAAGCAAAGGAAGAGCTGAAGAAGGCTAAGATTTTGGAAAAGCAACTAGAGGAACAGGAGATTCTGGGTGAAGCAGAAGACTCCGATGATGATTTGGCTGCAATTATTAGGAACATGGACGATGATAAGCATGATGACATATTGATGGACGATCCAAAATTCCCTGCTTTCAGCTTCGAACAAATTCTGGGTGGCTCTAATGATCTTGCCATTGATGGCCAATTTGATGTTACAGATGATGACTTGAATGACCCAGATATGGCTGCTGCCCTAAAATCATTTGGCTGGAGTGAGGACGACGACAAACAATTGGAAAACCATGAATCTGTTTCTTTTTTGACAAATCAAGAGGCAATAAAGGAGCAAGTGCTTGCTCTGAAAAGAGAGGCTGTCGCAAACAGAAGGTCTGGTAATGTTGCAGAAGCCATGTCATTGCTTAAAAAGGCAAAGTTACTTGAGAAAGATCTGGAAACTGAAGAGGCAGACTCGAAGGTTCCTTCTCCAGAAGGACAGAAAACCGCGAATGCAGAAGATGTCACTTTTGCTTTGACGAATGCCCGACCTGTATCAGCACCAAAAAGTAAGCTAGCAATCCAGAGAGAACTATTGGCTCTGAAAAAGAAGGCACTAGCTTTGAGGAGGGAAGGGAAGGTGGATGAGTCTGAGGAAGAGCTGAAGAAAGGTAGTATTCTTGAGAAGCAGCTTGAAGAGCTTGAGAATTCTTCCAAACCACCTGCAGCCAAGGAAACCAGGAGCTTTGCATCTAATCCCCCATACAAGGTTGAACCCCCAAGTCTCAATCTTGCTGATGAAGGATTTGAACCTGAGGTTACAGACAATGACATGCAGGATCCAGCGTTGCTATCTGTGCTGAAAAATATGGGATGGGAAGATGTTGATACTGATTCTGCAAAAACAACTGACAAACCATCAATTTCTTCACATGTGGTTCCTCAGAAGTCATCGAAAACTAAGGGTCAGCTTCAGAAGGAACTGCTTGGTATAAAAAGGAAGGCTCTTGCGCTCAGACGGGAAGGGAAAAACATTGAAGCTGATGAGGAACTTGAGAAGGCGAAGGTCTTGGAGCAGCAACTGGCTGAGATTGAAGAATCAAGTAGCTTGACTGCTAGTCAACAAGGTGTTTCTACTGCTGGGCATCAGATTACTGAAAGTAAATATGGTGTTCAGCATCTCCCTAGTGTTGATGCAACTGTACCCCCATCTTCAGTAAGAAAAGCAATGAAGGGGGACGACGATATCTTGCCAGGGCTTGCATGTGAACCCGGTATGTCAGTGGATACTCTAGATGGTTCTCCAAGCAAACCGCAGACTGAGACAACTGGTTCTAAACAAGGCAATGTGGCAAAAGAAATCAGTGGCAGAACATCTTCAGCCTTGCCGTCGCCAGCTTTTACTGATCCCTTGGGATTTGAAAAAGGGTCGCATTCGCCTTCTGAAGTATTTGATCATAAAGATCCTCAGAAAACTCATGGAGATGATACTCTAAAAGATGAGATCTTACTTCATAAGAGAAAAGCAGTTGCCTTTAAGAGAGAAGGGAAGATGGCAGAAGCTAAAGAAGAATTGAAACTGGCAAAACTATTAGAAAAACGCCTTGAAGGTGCTCAACAAGATAGTGTGGATGGTGGTCATGAATCCACCACTGCTGTGCTACAGAGCAACATGGTCCAACAACCTGCTAGCTCCAGCAACGACACTGATGCTGTGGCCTCTGCCCCTCCTGCACAAGCAAGCAAGTCGACGCAACCTCAGAAAGCATTGTCCAGCCGAGACCGTCTCAAAATCCAACGTGAATCCCTTGCTCACAAGCGCAATGCCCTGAAGTTGCGAAGAGAAGGAAAGACTGCAGAAGCAGATGCAGAATTTGAACTGGCCAAGGAGCTAGAGAGCCAACTGGAAGAGTCAGACAACCAAGGTTCAAGTTCTGGCGGCAGGTCAGGAGAAGCAAATGACGCTGTCGTGGAGGATCTTCTTGATCCTCAGATCATGTCCGCCTTAAAATCCATCGGGTGGAGCGACATGGATTTATCCATGCAGTCTTCTAGTTCGCAGCCTCCGAAACACACGCAGTCGTCTAACGCGCAACCTCCAAAGAAAGTGGAAGCAAAGCCAGCTGTCGCAGCGACCAGCAAGCCTCAGAGTGAGAGGAGCCAGCTGGAAGAAGAGATAAAGGCCGAGAAACTGAAGGCACTCAACTTGAAGCGGGAAGGGAAGCAGGCAGAGGCCCTGGAGGCCCTTCGCTCGGCAAAGCGACTGGAGAAGAAGTTGGCCTCACTTAGCTAA
- the LOC112882233 gene encoding uncharacterized protein LOC112882233 isoform X1, whose protein sequence is MLEKIGLPPKPSMRGATWVVDASHCQGCSVQFSLFTRKHHCQRCGGLFCSSCTQQRMVLRGQGDSPVRICDPCKKLEEAARYELRYGHKNRAQRATTKAASKPEDEILSEILGGDGVQTQYSRKASLDSELPGRTASSASASSSSSRRTSTNFSMDANGDDSLSAAAHNYELNNTASIFTPEELRQQAVEEKKRYKTLKSEGKPEEALRAFKHGKELERQAAGLELELRRSRRMATKTPNVAAVGSALTTDISEEAETKRSSTGKRVKKENDLASELRELGWSDADLRDETKTAPVSVEGELSQLLREVAPKSLEGKKTGGIDKSQVNALKRQALLLKREGRLAEAKEELKKAKILEKQLEEQEILGEAEDSDDDLAAIIRNMDDDKHDDILMDDPKFPAFSFEQILGGSNDLAIDGQFDVTDDDLNDPDMAAALKSFGWSEDDDKQLENHESVSFLTNQEAIKEQVLALKREAVANRRSGNVAEAMSLLKKAKLLEKDLETEEADSKVPSPEGQKTANAEDVTFALTNARPVSAPKSKLAIQRELLALKKKALALRREGKVDESEEELKKGSILEKQLEELENSSKPPAAKETRSFASNPPYKVEPPSLNLADEGFEPEVTDNDMQDPALLSVLKNMGWEDVDTDSAKTTDKPSISSHVVPQKSSKTKGQLQKELLGIKRKALALRREGKNIEADEELEKAKVLEQQLAEIEESSSLTASQQGVSTAGHQITESKYGVQHLPSVDATVPPSSVRKAMKGDDDILPGLACEPGMSVDTLDGSPSKPQTETTGSKQGNVAKEISGRTSSALPSPAFTDPLGFEKGSHSPSEVFDHKDPQKTHGDDTLKDEILLHKRKAVAFKREGKMAEAKEELKLAKLLEKRLEGAQQDSVDGGHESTTAVLQSNMVQQPASSSNDTDAVASAPPAQASKSTQPQKALSSRDRLKIQRESLAHKRNALKLRREGKTAEADAEFELAKELESQLEESDNQGSSSGGRSGEANDAVVEDLLDPQIMSALKSIGWSDMDLSMQSSSSQPPKHTQSSNAQPPKKVEAKPAVAATSKPQSERSQLEEEIKAEKLKALNLKREGKQAEALEALRSAKRLEKKLASLS, encoded by the exons ATGCTGGAGAAGATCGGGTTGCCGCCGAAGCCGTCAATGCGAGGCGCCACCTGGGTGGTGGATGCATCCCACTGCCAGGGTTGTTCTGTCCAGTTCTCCTTGTTCACTAGGAAG caccattGCCAGAGATGTGGGGGCTTGTTCTGCAGCAGCTGCACCCAGCAGAGGATGGTTTTACGTGGACAGGGTGACTCACCTGTTAGAATTTGTGATCCTTGCAAAAAGCTTGAGGAAGCAGCACGCTATGAGTTGAGATATGGACACAAAAACAGAGCTCAAAGAG CTACCACAAAAGCAGCTTCAAAACCAGAGGATGAAATTCTAAGTGAAATTCTTGGAGGTGATGGAGTGCAGACTCAGTATTCTCGCAAGGCATCTCTGGATTCTGAACTTCCTGGGAGAACCGCAAGCAGTGCCAGTGCCTCCAGTTCCAGTTCCAGAAGAACTTCTACTAATTTCAGTATGGATGCAAATGGAGATGATAGCCTCTCTGCTGCAGCACACAATTATGAACTCAACAACACTGCATCTATTTTTACCCCGGAGGAGTTGCGCCAACAAGCTGTTGAAGAGAAGAAAAGGTACAAAACTCTGAAATCAGAAGGTAAACCAGAGGAAGCATTGCGGGCTTTCAAGCATGGTAAAGAACTTGAGAGGCAAGCTGCAGGACTGGAATTAGAATTGAGAAGGAGCAGGAGAATGGCTACAAAAACTCCTAATGTAGCTGCTGTTGGTAGCGCCCTGACGACTGATATTTCTGAAGAGGCCGAAACAAAAAGGTCTTCAACTGGTAAAAGGGTTAAGAAAGAAAATGATCTTGCTTCTGAGCTCAGAGAACTAGGCTGGTCAGATGCAGACCTTCGTGATGAAACAAAAACAGCCCCTGTGAGCGTGGAAGGAGAGCTGTCGCAGCTTCTTAGAGAGGTGGCCCCTAAATCATTGGAGGGCAAGAAAACTGGTGGTATCGATAAATCTCAGGTTAATGCTCTGAAGAGGCAAGCCTTACTGCTGAAGCGAGAGGGTAGGCTAGCTGAAGCAAAGGAAGAGCTGAAGAAGGCTAAGATTTTGGAAAAGCAACTAGAGGAACAGGAGATTCTGGGTGAAGCAGAAGACTCCGATGATGATTTGGCTGCAATTATTAGGAACATGGACGATGATAAGCATGATGACATATTGATGGACGATCCAAAATTCCCTGCTTTCAGCTTCGAACAAATTCTGGGTGGCTCTAATGATCTTGCCATTGATGGCCAATTTGATGTTACAGATGATGACTTGAATGACCCAGATATGGCTGCTGCCCTAAAATCATTTGGCTGGAGTGAGGACGACGACAAACAATTGGAAAACCATGAATCTGTTTCTTTTTTGACAAATCAAGAGGCAATAAAGGAGCAAGTGCTTGCTCTGAAAAGAGAGGCTGTCGCAAACAGAAGGTCTGGTAATGTTGCAGAAGCCATGTCATTGCTTAAAAAGGCAAAGTTACTTGAGAAAGATCTGGAAACTGAAGAGGCAGACTCGAAGGTTCCTTCTCCAGAAGGACAGAAAACCGCGAATGCAGAAGATGTCACTTTTGCTTTGACGAATGCCCGACCTGTATCAGCACCAAAAAGTAAGCTAGCAATCCAGAGAGAACTATTGGCTCTGAAAAAGAAGGCACTAGCTTTGAGGAGGGAAGGGAAGGTGGATGAGTCTGAGGAAGAGCTGAAGAAAGGTAGTATTCTTGAGAAGCAGCTTGAAGAGCTTGAGAATTCTTCCAAACCACCTGCAGCCAAGGAAACCAGGAGCTTTGCATCTAATCCCCCATACAAGGTTGAACCCCCAAGTCTCAATCTTGCTGATGAAGGATTTGAACCTGAGGTTACAGACAATGACATGCAGGATCCAGCGTTGCTATCTGTGCTGAAAAATATGGGATGGGAAGATGTTGATACTGATTCTGCAAAAACAACTGACAAACCATCAATTTCTTCACATGTGGTTCCTCAGAAGTCATCGAAAACTAAGGGTCAGCTTCAGAAGGAACTGCTTGGTATAAAAAGGAAGGCTCTTGCGCTCAGACGGGAAGGGAAAAACATTGAAGCTGATGAGGAACTTGAGAAGGCGAAGGTCTTGGAGCAGCAACTGGCTGAGATTGAAGAATCAAGTAGCTTGACTGCTAGTCAACAAGGTGTTTCTACTGCTGGGCATCAGATTACTGAAAGTAAATATGGTGTTCAGCATCTCCCTAGTGTTGATGCAACTGTACCCCCATCTTCAGTAAGAAAAGCAATGAAGGGGGACGACGATATCTTGCCAGGGCTTGCATGTGAACCCGGTATGTCAGTGGATACTCTAGATGGTTCTCCAAGCAAACCGCAGACTGAGACAACTGGTTCTAAACAAGGCAATGTGGCAAAAGAAATCAGTGGCAGAACATCTTCAGCCTTGCCGTCGCCAGCTTTTACTGATCCCTTGGGATTTGAAAAAGGGTCGCATTCGCCTTCTGAAGTATTTGATCATAAAGATCCTCAGAAAACTCATGGAGATGATACTCTAAAAGATGAGATCTTACTTCATAAGAGAAAAGCAGTTGCCTTTAAGAGAGAAGGGAAGATGGCAGAAGCTAAAGAAGAATTGAAACTGGCAAAACTATTAGAAAAACGCCTTGAAGGTGCTCAACAAGATAGTGTGGATGGTGGTCATGAATCCACCACTGCTGTGCTACAGAGCAACATGGTCCAACAACCTGCTAGCTCCAGCAACGACACTGATGCTGTGGCCTCTGCCCCTCCTGCACAAGCAAGCAAGTCGACGCAACCTCAGAAAGCATTGTCCAGCCGAGACCGTCTCAAAATCCAACGTGAATCCCTTGCTCACAAGCGCAATGCCCTGAAGTTGCGAAGAGAAGGAAAGACTGCAGAAGCAGATGCAGAATTTGAACTGGCCAAGGAGCTAGAGAGCCAACTGGAAGAGTCAGACAACCAAGGTTCAAGTTCTGGCGGCAGGTCAGGAGAAGCAAATGACGCTGTCGTGGAGGATCTTCTTGATCCTCAGATCATGTCCGCCTTAAAATCCATCGGGTGGAGCGACATGGATTTATCCATGCAGTCTTCTAGTTCGCAGCCTCCGAAACACACGCAGTCGTCTAACGCGCAACCTCCAAAGAAAGTGGAAGCAAAGCCAGCTGTCGCAGCGACCAGCAAGCCTCAGAGTGAGAGGAGCCAGCTGGAAGAAGAGATAAAGGCCGAGAAACTGAAGGCACTCAACTTGAAGCGGGAAGGGAAGCAGGCAGAGGCCCTGGAGGCCCTTCGCTCGGCAAAGCGACTGGAGAAGAAGTTGGCCTCACTTAGCTAA
- the LOC112882559 gene encoding protein FLUORESCENT IN BLUE LIGHT, chloroplastic-like — MQAGVVRRAANVGFPSRSIIRGGFLLPGRARFFSEDTAAAPLRVDSLPQPRTHGRGGFAHLQAVDGEAPRLPGVLRGILLDHEKMACPDLLKAALLSTMSLLAVPLEASAETCQPPNSFANMPIFIAVALIGAAVGGLLARRRKEELKRLNNQLRQINTALRRQAQIESFAPGLTYAPVGRTKETDVVVDPRKQQLGTNLRNGKNYMRNQDLDKAVLEFRTALELAESIGDRFEEKKAARGLGASLQRQGKHREAMRQYAKVLELSRETGEDSGCTEAYGAIADCYTELGDLERAAKVYDKYISRLQPGE; from the exons ATGCAGGCGGGAGTCGTCCGCCGCGCCGCCAACGTGGGCTTCCCGTCACGCTCCATCATTCGGGGTGGCTTCCTTCTCCCCGGCCGCGCCCGCTTCTTCTCTG AAGACACCGCGGCGGCGCCACTCCGCGTCGACTCCTTGCCCCAGCCTCGGACCCATGGCCGCGGCGGTTTCGCGCACCTCCAGGCCGTGGATGGGGAGGCGCCGCGGCTGCCGGGCGTCCTCCGTGGAATCCTTCTCGACCATGAG AAAATGGCTTGTCCTGACCTTCTAAAAGCTGCTCTACTTTCGACCATGTCATTACTTGCTGTACCACTCGAGGCTTCAGCCGAGACGTGCCAGCCACCTAATTCTTTTGCCAATATGCCAATTTTTATTGCTGTCGCACTAATTGGAGCTGCTGTTGGTG GATTGTTAGCACGGCGAAGAAAGGAGGAATTGAAGCGGCTGAATAATCAACTTCGCCAGATCAATACAGCACTTAGAAGGCAGGCACAGATTGAGTCATTTGCGCCTGGCCTTACTTATGCACCTGTTGGGAGAACAAAAGAAACTGATGTTGTTGTTGACCCAAGGAAGCAGCAGCTGGGCACAAACCTGAGAAATGGGAAGAATTACATGAGGAATCAAGATCTTGATAAGGCAGTATTGGAGTTCAGGACAGCTCTGGAGCTTGCAGAGAGCATAGGAGATCGTTTCGAGGAAAAGAAAGCTGCACGAGGATTAG GTGCATCGCTGCAAAGGCAGGGGAAACACAGGGAAGCAATGAGGCAGTACGCCAAGGTCCTGGAGCTGTCCAGGGAGACGGGCGAGGACTCCGGCTGCACGGAGGCGTACGGCGCCATAGCCGACTGCTACACCGAGCTGGGCGACCTGGAGCGAGCGGCCAAGGTGTACGACAAGTACATATCGCGGCTGCAGCCCGGCGAGTAA